In Janthinobacterium sp. 67, a genomic segment contains:
- the gcvT gene encoding glycine cleavage system aminomethyltransferase GcvT, giving the protein MTLKATPLNNAHRALGARMVDFGGWDMPVNYGSQIEEHNAVRGDAGMFDVSHMCVVDIEGPNVRAFLRGLLANNVDKLQVSGKALYSCMLNAEGTVIDDLIVYFFNENWFRLVVNAGTAEKDVAWMQQQNTATSSGLTITQRRDGNDAMALVAVQGPNARAKVWQVLPQTQAASEAIKPFNVVIVKDTPFGEVMLARTGYTGEDGFEIGVPATQVEALWNALIAAGVKPAGLGARDTLRLEAGMNLYGQDMDETVNPLDAGLAWTIDLVSERNFIGKAALQAKGQNAQFVGLILREKGGVLRAHQKVIIAGNEQTGEITSGTFSPTMQEAIALARVPNGVNVGDTVHVEIRGKQLAASVVKLPFVRNGKILAA; this is encoded by the coding sequence ATGACGCTCAAAGCGACCCCACTCAACAACGCCCACCGTGCCCTCGGCGCCCGCATGGTCGATTTCGGCGGCTGGGACATGCCCGTCAACTACGGCTCGCAAATCGAAGAACACAACGCCGTGCGCGGCGACGCCGGCATGTTCGACGTGTCCCATATGTGCGTGGTCGATATCGAAGGTCCGAACGTGCGCGCCTTTTTGCGCGGCTTGCTGGCCAATAACGTCGACAAGCTGCAAGTGTCGGGCAAGGCCCTGTACTCGTGCATGTTGAATGCCGAAGGCACCGTCATCGACGACCTGATCGTCTACTTCTTCAATGAAAACTGGTTCCGCCTCGTCGTCAACGCGGGCACGGCTGAAAAAGACGTGGCCTGGATGCAGCAGCAAAACACCGCCACCAGCAGCGGCCTGACAATCACGCAGCGCCGCGACGGCAACGACGCCATGGCCCTGGTGGCCGTGCAAGGCCCGAACGCGCGCGCCAAGGTGTGGCAGGTGCTGCCGCAGACGCAAGCCGCGTCCGAAGCCATCAAGCCGTTCAACGTCGTCATCGTCAAGGACACGCCATTTGGCGAAGTCATGCTGGCGCGCACCGGCTACACGGGCGAAGACGGCTTTGAAATCGGCGTGCCCGCCACCCAGGTGGAAGCGCTGTGGAACGCATTGATCGCGGCCGGCGTCAAGCCGGCGGGCCTCGGCGCGCGCGACACCCTGCGCCTGGAAGCGGGCATGAATCTGTACGGCCAGGACATGGACGAAACCGTCAACCCGCTCGACGCGGGCCTCGCATGGACCATCGACCTGGTCAGCGAGCGCAACTTCATCGGCAAGGCCGCCCTGCAGGCCAAAGGCCAGAACGCGCAATTCGTCGGCCTGATCCTGCGCGAAAAAGGCGGCGTGCTGCGCGCCCATCAAAAAGTCATCATCGCCGGTAACGAGCAAACAGGCGAAATCACGAGCGGCACCTTCAGCCCGACGATGCAGGAAGCGATCGCCCTGGCGCGCGTGCCGAACGGCGTCAACGTGGGCGACACCGTGCACGTGGAAATCCGCGGCAAGCAGCTGGCCGCCTCGGTAGTCAAGCTGCCTTTCGTGCGTAACGGTAAAATCCTGGCTGCGTAA
- a CDS encoding TetR/AcrR family transcriptional regulator codes for MMKKRSASADNICAVAVVHFSERGYDASSLSDIAEQAGMRKASLYSHFAGKDALFLDVFADALAEEQAFMDGCFADEAVLTTPGGQQAGALYCDRMAQRYAESAHLRFLLRTAYLPPTPLRVEVGTGYEALLAQLQRHYVKSLARLAPALPPQRIELYAQAYLGIVDSLHVELIYAGGAALQQRHAALWQILSDSLALATQHA; via the coding sequence ATGATGAAAAAACGCTCGGCCTCGGCCGATAACATCTGCGCCGTCGCCGTCGTGCACTTTTCCGAGCGCGGCTACGATGCCTCGTCGCTGAGCGACATCGCCGAACAGGCGGGCATGCGCAAGGCTTCGCTGTATTCGCACTTCGCCGGCAAGGACGCCCTCTTCCTCGACGTGTTTGCCGACGCGCTGGCCGAAGAGCAAGCGTTCATGGACGGCTGCTTTGCCGACGAGGCTGTGCTGACGACGCCCGGCGGCCAGCAGGCCGGCGCCCTGTACTGCGACCGCATGGCGCAGCGCTACGCCGAGTCGGCCCATCTGCGCTTTTTGCTGCGCACGGCGTATTTGCCGCCCACGCCCCTGCGCGTGGAAGTGGGCACGGGCTATGAAGCGCTGCTGGCGCAATTGCAGCGACACTACGTGAAGAGCCTGGCGCGTCTTGCACCTGCTTTACCGCCGCAGCGCATCGAACTGTACGCGCAAGCCTACCTGGGCATCGTCGACAGCCTGCACGTGGAGCTGATCTACGCGGGTGGCGCCGCGCTGCAGCAGCGCCATGCGGCGCTGTGGCAGATATTGTCCGATTCGCTGGCGCTTGCCACGCAACATGCCTGA
- a CDS encoding ATP-dependent Clp protease proteolytic subunit has protein sequence MNTTQSETQDEIQGETQNNTEQHGYFTLSGDVNSDMVRRVFNAAADITEDKLTTAHILIQSNGGYVSDGICLYNFLSKLPLDIITYNAGAVASIAVTLFLAGRQRHASDTARFMVHKSHATASPGSRPDALSIIVEGLRADDMRTERILRGHVNLTQEQWQVHAYSDLHLTAEQALDVGMIDSIRDFAPPKGKRLTNI, from the coding sequence ATGAACACGACACAAAGCGAGACACAAGACGAGATACAAGGCGAGACACAAAACAACACCGAGCAGCACGGTTACTTTACCCTCTCGGGCGACGTCAACAGTGACATGGTGCGGCGCGTCTTCAACGCCGCGGCCGACATCACGGAAGACAAGCTCACCACCGCGCACATCCTGATACAGTCCAACGGCGGCTATGTCAGCGATGGCATCTGTCTGTACAACTTCCTCAGCAAGTTGCCGCTCGACATCATTACCTACAATGCGGGCGCCGTGGCGTCCATCGCCGTCACCCTGTTCCTGGCGGGGCGGCAGCGCCATGCCAGCGACACGGCCCGCTTCATGGTACACAAGTCGCATGCGACGGCCTCGCCCGGTTCGCGCCCCGACGCGCTCAGCATTATCGTCGAGGGCTTGCGCGCCGACGACATGCGTACGGAACGCATCCTGCGCGGCCACGTCAACCTGACGCAAGAGCAGTGGCAGGTGCACGCGTATTCCGACCTGCACCTGACGGCCGAGCAGGCGCTGGACGTGGGCATGATCGATTCGATCCGCGACTTTGCGCCGCCCAAGGGCAAGCGCCTGACGAATATCTGA
- the mgtA gene encoding magnesium-translocating P-type ATPase — MNLFTRLFESFLRKRHTAGNFRRRAMPLENSTARPVPDHLARQLLAAAHEDLDSALNRLHTRLEGLRDAEAQVIGAQTGPNEVEHEKPLAWYQHLWLCYKNPFNLLLTVLAIVSYLTEDPKATIVIGTMVILSTLLRFVQEGRSNRAAERLKAMVSNTATVLRNGQQSELPIRQLVQGDIIVLSAGDMIPADCRLLSAKDLFVSQAAMTGESLPVEKMAELSDAHGKDPMDLANLLFMGTNVISGAATALVLATGNRTYFGTIATRVTATERTPTAFEAGVNSVSWLLIRFALVMAPLVFLINGWTKGDWMEAFLFALSVAVGLTPEMLPMIVTSTLAKGAVKLSKKKVVVKRLDAIQNFGAMDVLCTDKTGTLTQDKIVLERHTDVFGQPSDEVLQFAYLNSHYQTGLKNLLDRAVLDHVELQTEMQLARDYVKVDEIPFDFVRRRMSVVVSEKNDHHELICKGAVEEILAACSHLRLGGVSIPLDAALLAKVLETTHGLNAEGLRVVAVAVKEVPPHKTVYGVADETALTLIGYVAFLDPPKESTAPALRALAEHGVTVKVLTGDNHLVTAKICREVGLAVHGVLQGPQLDDMDDATLARAAEDNTVFAKLSPLHKERLVRALRGNGHIVGFMGDGINDAPALRAADIGISVDSAVDIAKEAADIILLEKSLMVLEEGVLEGRRTFSNMLKYIRMTASSNFGNVFSVLVASAFLPFLPMLPLHLLVQNLLYDVSQIAIPFDNVDAELIQQPLSWNPRDIGRFMVFFGPISSIFDISTFILMWHVFGANTPEQQTLFQSGWFVVGLLTQTLIVHLIRTPKLPFIDSIASVPLLVATTLIMAVGVFLPMGPLATYFKLQALPLGYFPWLLGILVCYTVLTTFMKRVYLRKFGWQ; from the coding sequence ATGAACCTCTTCACCCGCTTATTCGAATCGTTCCTGCGCAAGCGCCATACGGCCGGCAACTTCCGCCGCCGCGCCATGCCGTTGGAAAACAGCACGGCCCGTCCTGTGCCCGACCACCTGGCGCGCCAGCTGCTGGCGGCCGCCCATGAAGACCTCGACAGCGCGCTGAACCGCCTGCACACGCGCCTGGAAGGCTTGCGCGATGCCGAGGCGCAAGTGATCGGCGCGCAAACGGGACCGAACGAGGTCGAGCATGAAAAACCGCTGGCCTGGTACCAGCACCTGTGGCTGTGCTACAAGAATCCGTTCAACCTGCTGCTCACCGTGCTGGCCATCGTTTCCTACCTGACGGAAGATCCGAAGGCGACCATCGTCATCGGCACCATGGTGATTTTGTCGACCCTGCTGCGCTTCGTGCAGGAAGGCCGCTCGAACCGGGCCGCCGAGCGCCTGAAAGCCATGGTCAGCAATACGGCCACCGTGCTGCGCAACGGCCAGCAAAGCGAACTGCCCATCCGCCAGCTGGTGCAGGGCGACATCATCGTGCTGTCGGCCGGCGACATGATTCCCGCCGACTGCCGCTTGCTGTCCGCGAAAGACCTGTTCGTCAGCCAGGCCGCCATGACGGGCGAATCCCTGCCCGTGGAAAAGATGGCCGAGCTGTCCGACGCCCATGGCAAAGACCCGATGGACCTGGCCAATCTGCTGTTCATGGGCACGAACGTGATCTCGGGCGCCGCCACGGCGCTGGTCCTGGCGACGGGCAACCGCACGTATTTTGGCACCATCGCCACGAGAGTGACGGCCACGGAGCGCACGCCGACGGCGTTCGAAGCGGGCGTCAACAGCGTCAGCTGGCTCTTGATCCGCTTCGCCCTCGTCATGGCGCCGCTCGTGTTCCTGATCAATGGCTGGACCAAGGGCGACTGGATGGAAGCATTCCTGTTTGCCCTGTCCGTGGCCGTCGGCCTGACGCCGGAAATGCTGCCGATGATCGTCACCAGCACCCTGGCCAAGGGCGCCGTGAAACTGTCGAAAAAGAAAGTCGTCGTGAAACGCCTGGACGCCATCCAGAACTTCGGCGCCATGGACGTGCTGTGCACGGACAAGACGGGTACCTTGACGCAGGACAAGATCGTGCTCGAGCGCCACACGGACGTGTTCGGCCAGCCGTCCGACGAAGTGCTGCAATTCGCCTATTTGAACAGCCACTACCAGACGGGCTTGAAAAACCTGCTCGACCGCGCCGTGCTCGACCATGTGGAATTGCAGACGGAAATGCAGCTGGCCCGTGATTACGTCAAGGTCGATGAAATCCCGTTTGATTTCGTGCGCCGCCGCATGTCCGTCGTCGTTTCCGAAAAGAATGACCACCATGAACTGATCTGCAAGGGCGCCGTCGAGGAAATCCTCGCCGCCTGCAGCCATCTGCGCCTGGGCGGCGTCAGCATTCCGCTTGATGCGGCCCTGCTGGCCAAGGTACTGGAAACCACGCACGGCCTGAACGCGGAAGGCTTGCGCGTGGTGGCCGTGGCCGTCAAGGAAGTGCCGCCCCATAAAACCGTGTACGGCGTGGCCGATGAAACGGCGCTGACCCTGATCGGCTACGTGGCCTTCCTCGATCCGCCGAAGGAATCGACGGCGCCCGCCCTGCGCGCGCTGGCCGAGCACGGCGTGACGGTCAAGGTCTTGACGGGCGACAACCACCTCGTGACGGCGAAGATTTGCCGCGAAGTGGGCTTGGCCGTGCATGGCGTGCTGCAAGGCCCGCAACTGGATGACATGGACGACGCCACCCTGGCCAGGGCGGCCGAGGACAACACGGTGTTCGCCAAGCTCAGTCCGCTGCACAAGGAGCGCCTCGTGCGCGCCCTGCGCGGCAATGGCCACATCGTCGGTTTCATGGGCGACGGCATCAACGACGCGCCCGCCCTCCGTGCGGCCGACATCGGCATTTCCGTCGATTCGGCCGTCGATATCGCCAAGGAAGCGGCCGACATCATCTTGCTGGAAAAGAGCCTGATGGTGCTGGAAGAAGGCGTGCTGGAAGGCCGGCGCACCTTCAGCAACATGCTCAAATACATACGCATGACGGCCAGCTCGAACTTCGGCAATGTGTTTTCCGTGCTGGTGGCCAGCGCCTTCCTGCCGTTTTTGCCCATGCTGCCGCTGCACTTGCTGGTGCAAAACCTGTTGTACGACGTGTCGCAGATCGCCATTCCCTTCGACAATGTCGACGCCGAACTGATCCAGCAGCCGCTGAGCTGGAACCCGCGCGACATCGGCCGCTTCATGGTCTTCTTCGGCCCCATCAGCTCGATCTTCGACATCAGCACGTTTATCCTGATGTGGCATGTGTTTGGCGCCAATACGCCCGAGCAGCAGACGCTGTTCCAGTCCGGCTGGTTCGTCGTGGGCCTCTTGACGCAAACCCTGATCGTGCACCTGATCCGCACGCCCAAGCTGCCCTTCATCGACAGCATCGCGTCCGTGCCCCTGCTGGTGGCCACGACCCTCATCATGGCCGTGGGCGTCTTCCTGCCGATGGGACCGCTGGCGACCTACTTCAAGCTGCAAGCGCTGCCGCTCGGCTATTTCCCCTGGCTGCTGGGCATCCTCGTCTGCTACACCGTGCTGACGACGTTCATGAAACGCGTGTATCTGCGCAAATTCGGCTGGCAATAG
- a CDS encoding Bcr/CflA family efflux MFS transporter, translating to MQQQTTIPAASLGLAASLALVAVLGPAGIDMYLASMPAMARELHTSYANVQLSLTVFLLALGGGQLLCGPLTDMLGRRRPLLAGIAVYIVAAVWASQADQLSTLLLARTVQGLGAALTLVVVMSMVRDVADGVKAAQLFALLMTIVGLAPVLAPAVGGLLDAHYGWRAVMLALAALGALTLLNSALFLPETLAPARRVSPQGMHRTYARIALDRAFLLPALALSATFFFLFAYIGGASLVYQRDFGLSASHFGLVFGATGVAVLLGAMASGRLVERHGVARLSVAGSVAMLGGAGLAMLGAWTGAGIAAVVPGMFVALFGLGIAEAALMAMAMGSQQRALGSTAALLGAIQMTLSSLATPLAASLSEWGPLPWLLFLTVAGLLVSWLTLATARIHPVHADSLGAH from the coding sequence ATGCAGCAGCAAACCACTATCCCCGCCGCCAGTCTCGGGCTGGCCGCTTCGCTGGCTCTCGTGGCCGTGCTTGGTCCGGCAGGCATCGACATGTATCTGGCCTCGATGCCGGCCATGGCGCGCGAGCTGCACACCTCGTATGCGAACGTGCAGCTGAGCCTGACGGTCTTCCTGCTGGCCCTGGGCGGCGGGCAGCTGCTGTGCGGGCCGCTCACCGACATGCTGGGCCGGCGCCGTCCGCTGCTGGCCGGCATCGCCGTGTACATCGTGGCGGCCGTGTGGGCGTCGCAGGCGGATCAATTGAGCACCCTGCTGCTGGCGCGCACCGTGCAGGGCTTGGGTGCGGCGCTGACCCTGGTCGTGGTGATGAGCATGGTGCGCGACGTGGCCGATGGGGTCAAAGCGGCGCAGCTGTTTGCCCTGTTGATGACCATTGTCGGTCTGGCGCCCGTGCTGGCGCCCGCCGTGGGCGGCTTGCTCGACGCGCACTACGGCTGGCGCGCCGTGATGCTGGCCCTGGCCGCGCTGGGCGCCTTGACCCTGCTCAATAGCGCATTGTTCCTTCCGGAAACGTTAGCGCCCGCCCGCCGCGTCTCGCCCCAGGGCATGCACCGCACCTATGCGCGCATCGCGCTGGACCGCGCCTTCCTGCTGCCCGCGCTGGCCTTGTCCGCCACTTTCTTTTTCCTGTTTGCCTATATCGGCGGCGCGTCGCTCGTGTACCAGCGCGATTTCGGCCTGTCCGCCAGCCATTTCGGCCTCGTCTTCGGCGCCACGGGCGTGGCCGTGCTGCTGGGCGCGATGGCCAGCGGCCGCCTGGTGGAAAGGCACGGCGTGGCGCGCCTGAGCGTGGCGGGCAGCGTCGCCATGCTGGGCGGCGCGGGACTGGCCATGCTCGGTGCCTGGACGGGAGCGGGCATCGCGGCCGTCGTGCCGGGCATGTTCGTGGCCCTGTTCGGCCTGGGTATCGCGGAAGCGGCGCTGATGGCCATGGCCATGGGTTCGCAGCAACGCGCGCTCGGTTCCACGGCCGCCCTGCTGGGCGCCATCCAGATGACCTTATCGTCCTTGGCCACGCCTCTGGCGGCCAGCCTGTCCGAATGGGGACCATTGCCATGGCTGCTGTTCTTGACCGTGGCCGGCCTGCTGGTATCATGGCTGACCCTGGCCACTGCGCGCATCCATCCGGTCCATGCCGACAGCCTGGGAGCGCACTGA
- the gcvP gene encoding aminomethyl-transferring glycine dehydrogenase: MTRTSLTQLEARDAFIARHIGPSATEQQAMLATLGYPSRAALIDALVPANIRNKGALPLGAYSQPMPEQEALSRLKAIAGKNQVLKSLIGQGYYNTFTPGVVLRNIFENPAWYTAYTPYQPEISQGRLEAILNFQQVITDLTGMGISNASMLDEGTAAAEAMTLIQRVGKSKSNVLYVANDVLPQTLEVVQTRAQPIGIEVRTFDPAEIESLDACFGVLLQYPGVNGVVRDYRAGVEKLHANGAMVIVAADLLALTMLTPPGEWGADVVVGNSQRFGVPLGFGGPHAGYLSTRDEFKRNMSGRLVGVTVDAQGNKAYRLALQTREQHIRREKATSNICTAQVLLAVMASMYAVYHGPAGLLQIAQRVHRFTGVLAANLKTLGYGVVNASYFDTLTINVADAAQLHATAMHHGVNLRKIDNTHVGVSLDETTTRDDIALLWKVFAHGLANAPAAPDLDAVEANVTSMLPANLTRESAYLTHPVFNSYHSEHEMLRYLRSLADKDLALDRTMIPLGSCTMKLNATSEMIPVTWPEFSNIHPFAPDAQTVGYREMIAQLEEMLCALTGYAAVSLQPNAGSQGEYAGLLVIKAYHESRGEGHRNICLIPSSAHGTNPASANMVGMQVVVTSCDANGNVDLADLKAKAEKHSANLACVMVTYPSTHGVFEEGIQELCEIIHSHGGQVYIDGANMNALVGVAAPGSFGGDVSHLNLHKTFCIPHGGGGPGVGPIGVGAHLAKFLPNQRSSGYQRDAAGIGAVSAAPFGSASILPISWMYIAMMGAEGLTAATETAILAANYIARRLAPHYPVLYSGHDGLVAHECILDLRPITDATGISNEDVAKRLMDFGFHAPTMSFPVPGTLMIEPTESESKVEIDRFIDAMIAIRAEIAKVASGEFDHDDNPLKNAPHTAQVLMSDSWERKYSREIAAYPVASLRQRKYWPPVGRADNVYGDRNLFCGCAPISSYEEE, translated from the coding sequence ATGACCCGCACCAGCCTGACCCAACTCGAAGCACGCGATGCCTTCATCGCCCGCCACATCGGCCCTTCCGCCACCGAACAGCAAGCCATGCTGGCGACCCTCGGCTATCCATCGCGCGCCGCGCTGATCGACGCCCTGGTGCCGGCCAACATCCGCAACAAGGGCGCGCTGCCCCTGGGCGCGTACTCGCAGCCGATGCCGGAACAGGAAGCCCTGTCGCGCCTGAAAGCCATCGCCGGCAAGAACCAGGTGCTGAAATCCCTGATCGGCCAGGGCTACTACAACACGTTTACGCCTGGCGTCGTGCTGCGCAACATCTTTGAAAACCCGGCCTGGTACACGGCGTACACGCCTTACCAGCCGGAGATTTCGCAAGGCCGCCTGGAAGCGATTTTGAACTTCCAGCAAGTGATCACCGACCTGACCGGCATGGGCATCTCGAACGCCTCGATGCTGGACGAAGGCACGGCCGCCGCCGAAGCGATGACCCTGATCCAGCGCGTGGGCAAGTCGAAGTCGAACGTGCTGTACGTCGCCAATGACGTGCTGCCGCAAACGCTGGAAGTGGTGCAGACGCGCGCCCAGCCGATCGGCATCGAAGTGCGTACCTTCGACCCGGCTGAAATCGAGTCGCTGGACGCCTGCTTCGGCGTGCTGCTGCAATACCCGGGCGTGAACGGTGTCGTGCGCGACTACCGCGCCGGCGTGGAAAAACTGCACGCGAATGGCGCCATGGTCATCGTCGCGGCCGACCTGCTGGCCCTGACCATGCTCACGCCACCGGGCGAATGGGGCGCCGACGTCGTCGTCGGCAACAGCCAGCGCTTCGGCGTGCCGCTCGGTTTCGGCGGCCCGCACGCGGGCTACCTGTCCACGCGCGATGAATTCAAGCGCAATATGTCGGGCCGTCTGGTCGGCGTGACCGTCGATGCGCAAGGCAACAAGGCGTATCGTCTGGCCCTGCAAACGCGCGAACAGCATATCCGCCGCGAAAAAGCGACGTCCAACATCTGCACGGCGCAAGTGCTGCTGGCCGTGATGGCGTCGATGTACGCCGTCTACCACGGCCCTGCCGGCCTGCTGCAGATCGCCCAGCGCGTGCACCGCTTTACGGGCGTACTGGCCGCCAACCTGAAGACCCTCGGCTATGGCGTCGTCAACGCCAGCTATTTCGACACCCTGACCATCAACGTGGCCGATGCGGCGCAGCTGCACGCGACGGCCATGCACCACGGCGTCAACCTGCGCAAGATCGACAACACCCACGTCGGCGTGTCGCTCGACGAAACCACCACGCGCGACGATATCGCGCTGCTGTGGAAGGTGTTCGCGCACGGCCTGGCCAACGCGCCTGCCGCCCCGGACCTGGACGCAGTCGAAGCCAATGTCACCAGCATGCTGCCGGCGAATCTGACGCGTGAAAGCGCCTACCTGACCCACCCGGTCTTCAACAGCTACCACTCGGAACACGAAATGCTGCGCTACCTGCGCAGCCTGGCCGACAAGGACTTGGCGCTGGACCGCACCATGATCCCGCTCGGCTCGTGCACGATGAAGCTGAACGCCACGTCGGAAATGATTCCCGTCACCTGGCCCGAGTTCTCGAACATCCACCCGTTCGCGCCAGATGCACAAACGGTCGGCTACCGCGAAATGATCGCGCAACTGGAAGAGATGCTGTGCGCATTGACGGGCTACGCGGCCGTCTCGCTGCAGCCGAACGCCGGCTCGCAGGGCGAATACGCGGGTCTGCTGGTGATCAAGGCGTACCACGAATCGCGCGGCGAAGGCCACCGCAACATCTGTCTGATTCCATCGTCGGCGCACGGCACCAACCCGGCATCGGCCAATATGGTCGGCATGCAGGTCGTCGTCACCAGCTGCGACGCCAACGGCAACGTGGACCTGGCGGACCTGAAGGCGAAAGCGGAAAAGCACAGCGCCAACCTCGCTTGCGTGATGGTCACCTACCCGTCCACCCACGGCGTGTTTGAAGAAGGCATCCAGGAACTGTGCGAAATCATCCATTCGCACGGCGGCCAGGTCTACATCGACGGCGCCAACATGAACGCGCTGGTCGGCGTGGCCGCTCCCGGCAGTTTTGGGGGCGACGTGTCGCACCTGAACCTGCACAAGACCTTCTGCATCCCGCACGGCGGCGGCGGACCAGGCGTCGGCCCGATCGGCGTGGGCGCCCACCTGGCGAAATTCCTGCCGAACCAGCGTTCCTCCGGCTACCAGCGCGACGCAGCCGGCATCGGCGCAGTCAGCGCCGCGCCATTCGGCTCGGCCAGCATCCTGCCGATTTCGTGGATGTACATCGCCATGATGGGCGCGGAAGGCTTGACGGCCGCCACCGAGACGGCGATCCTGGCGGCGAACTACATCGCCCGCCGCCTGGCGCCGCACTACCCCGTGCTGTATTCGGGCCACGATGGCCTGGTCGCGCACGAGTGCATCCTGGACCTGCGCCCGATCACGGACGCCACCGGCATCAGCAATGAAGACGTGGCCAAGCGTTTGATGGACTTCGGTTTCCACGCGCCGACCATGAGCTTCCCCGTGCCGGGCACCCTGATGATCGAGCCGACGGAGAGCGAATCGAAAGTGGAGATCGACCGCTTCATCGACGCCATGATCGCCATCCGCGCGGAAATCGCCAAGGTCGCCAGCGGTGAATTCGACCATGACGACAACCCCTTGAAAAACGCGCCGCACACGGCACAAGTGCTGATGTCGGACAGCTGGGAACGCAAGTACAGCCGTGAAATCGCGGCCTACCCCGTCGCTTCCCTGCGCCAGCGCAAATACTGGCCGCCGGTCGGCCGCGCCGACAACGTGTATGGCGACCGTAATCTGTTCTGCGGTTGCGCGCCGATCAGCTCGTACGAAGAAGAGTAA
- the gcvH gene encoding glycine cleavage system protein GcvH produces the protein MNIPADLKYTASHEWVRLEADGTITVGITEYAQDALGDIVFVELPDVGATFTAGDDAAVVESVKAASDIYAPLSGEVVAVNDDVVNAPESINADAYANWLFKIKPADVSALDGLLDAAAYGATTSA, from the coding sequence ATGAACATTCCTGCAGACCTGAAGTACACCGCTTCCCACGAATGGGTACGCCTGGAAGCCGACGGCACGATCACCGTCGGCATCACCGAGTACGCGCAGGATGCGCTGGGCGACATCGTCTTCGTCGAACTGCCTGACGTGGGCGCCACCTTCACCGCCGGCGACGACGCCGCCGTGGTGGAATCGGTCAAGGCGGCAAGCGACATCTATGCACCGCTGTCGGGCGAAGTCGTGGCCGTCAACGACGACGTGGTCAATGCGCCTGAATCGATCAACGCCGACGCCTACGCCAACTGGCTGTTCAAGATCAAGCCAGCCGACGTGTCGGCCCTGGACGGCTTGCTCGACGCTGCCGCCTATGGCGCCACCACCAGCGCCTGA